From a single Phragmites australis chromosome 7, lpPhrAust1.1, whole genome shotgun sequence genomic region:
- the LOC133924233 gene encoding uncharacterized protein LOC133924233 isoform X2 → MDQRKHMDALIARAFYSGGICFNFARNPYIQEAFTYACSNDLKGYKMPGYNKLRTTLLKQEMAHIDTLLESTKSTWSEKGVTICADGWSDPQRRPLINYVAISGKVAMFLKADNCEGDVKTKEYIAAKLRSVIEEVGRHNVVQVITDNAANCKDIIAKIGSMEVLAVYPHTRILRYQK, encoded by the exons ATGGACCAGCGCAAGCACATGGATGCTTTAATTGCAAGAGCATTTTATTCAGGAG GGATCTGtttcaattttgcaagaaatccatACATTCAAGAAGCATTTACCTATGCTTGCAGCAATGATTTGAAGGGTTATAAAATGCCGGGGTACAACAAGTTAAGGACTACCCTTCTCAAGCAAGAAATGGCTCACATTGACACATTATTGGAGAGTACAAAGAGCACATGGAGTGAGAAGGGAGTGACAATTTGTGCTGATGGCTGGTCAGATCCGCAGAGACGGCCGCTCATTAACTATGTTGCAATTTCTGGGAAAGTAGCTATGTTCTTGAAGGCTGATAATTGTGAAGGCGATGTGAAGACAAAAGAATACATTGCTGCCAAGCTGAGGTCTGTTATTGAAGAAGTTGGTCGACATAATGTGGTACAAGTCATCACTGACAATGCTGCAAATTGCAAAG ATATTATAGCAAAAATTGGCTCGATGGAGGTGTTGGCCGTGTACCCCCACACAAGGATATTGAGGTATCAAAAATGA
- the LOC133924233 gene encoding uncharacterized protein LOC133924233 isoform X1, giving the protein MDQRKHMDALIARAFYSGGICFNFARNPYIQEAFTYACSNDLKGYKMPGYNKLRTTLLKQEMAHIDTLLESTKSTWSEKGVTICADGWSDPQRRPLINYVAISGKVAMFLKADNCEGDVKTKEYIAAKLRSVIEEVGRHNVVQVITDNAANCKGAGLLVQAEYNTIFWTPCVVHTLNLALKNICEPKQPKNDEEAFAWSTLEFITNVKIEAQMIKNFIMNHGMQLSIFNEFSHLKLLAIAETRFASVVCMLQRFMEVKRPLQSMVISEQWDHYKDDAQIAAHVKEKILSDVWWGNVEFILKFTQPIYDMIRVADTDTPCLHLIYEMWDSMIEKVKKKIYLWEGNEQNEESNLFSVIHKILIDRWTKGNNPLHCLAHSLNPRYYSKNWLDGGVGRVPPHKDIEVSKMRMDCFKKFFPIQEELTKVKEEYARFSTCSEEFNDHDSILDRWLCDPMTWWSNHGQYIPLLQSLAIRLISQPASSSCCERN; this is encoded by the exons ATGGACCAGCGCAAGCACATGGATGCTTTAATTGCAAGAGCATTTTATTCAGGAG GGATCTGtttcaattttgcaagaaatccatACATTCAAGAAGCATTTACCTATGCTTGCAGCAATGATTTGAAGGGTTATAAAATGCCGGGGTACAACAAGTTAAGGACTACCCTTCTCAAGCAAGAAATGGCTCACATTGACACATTATTGGAGAGTACAAAGAGCACATGGAGTGAGAAGGGAGTGACAATTTGTGCTGATGGCTGGTCAGATCCGCAGAGACGGCCGCTCATTAACTATGTTGCAATTTCTGGGAAAGTAGCTATGTTCTTGAAGGCTGATAATTGTGAAGGCGATGTGAAGACAAAAGAATACATTGCTGCCAAGCTGAGGTCTGTTATTGAAGAAGTTGGTCGACATAATGTGGTACAAGTCATCACTGACAATGCTGCAAATTGCAAAGGTGCGGGTCTACTTGTGCAAGCTGAATATAATACCATATTTTGGACACCATGTGTTGTACACACACTCAATCTTGCTTTGAAGAATATTTGTGAGCCTAAACAGCCGAAAAATGATGAAGAGGCTTTTGCTTGGAGCACACTTGAATTTATAACAAATGTTAAAATTGAAGCTCAAATGATCAAGAATTTCATCATGAATCATGGCATGCAACTTTCAATATTTAATGAGTTTAGCCATTTGAAGTTACTTGCTATTGCTGAAACAAGATTTGCCTCAGTTGTGTGTATGTTACAACGGTTTATGGAGGTAAAGAGGCCTCTTCAAAGCATGGTAATTAGTGAGCAATGGGATCACTACAAAGATGATGCTCAAATTGCTGCTCATGTCAAAGAGAAGATACTTAGTGATGTGTGGTGGGGCAATGTAGAGTTCATTCTCAAATTTACTCAACCTATCTATGATATGATACGTGTTGCAGACACCGACACACCATGTCTTCATCTGATTTATGAGATGTGGGATTCAATGATTGAGAAAGTGAAGAAAAAGATATATCTATGGGAAGGGAATGAACAAAATGAGGAATCTAATTTGTTCTCGGTTATTCATAAAATATTGATTGATAGATGGACAAAAGGCAATAATCCACTTCATTGTTTGGCTCATTCACTTAATCCAAG ATATTATAGCAAAAATTGGCTCGATGGAGGTGTTGGCCGTGTACCCCCACACAAGGATATTGAGGTATCAAAAATGAGGATGGATTGCTTCAAGAAGTTCTTTCCCATACAAGAAGAATTAACAAAAGTGAAAGAAGAATACGCAAGATTCTCAACTTGTTCCGAGGAATTCAATGATCATGATTCAATTCTTGATAGATGGCTTTGTGATCCAATGACTTGGTGGTCAAATCATGGACAATATATTCCTCTATTACAGAGTTTGGCCATTAGATTGATTAGCCAACCAGCCTCATCTTCTTGCTGTGAGAGGAATTGA